In Columba livia isolate bColLiv1 breed racing homer chromosome Z, bColLiv1.pat.W.v2, whole genome shotgun sequence, one DNA window encodes the following:
- the LOC135577403 gene encoding protein FAM240B-like, whose product MSKNTNFRHHKMGGHDAEELKNFWEKVIEKQTKQREGEESRLSKSALNKLRHEWTLQLEGRARQVQAHTKTQKGQMTLLPIEALPSPDKTAG is encoded by the exons atgagcaaaaataCCAACTTTCGACACCACAAGATGGGTGGCCATGATGCAGAAGAGCTGAAGAACTTCTGGGAAAAAGTCATCGAAAAGCAAACTAAGCAACGAGAAGGTGAAGAGTCTAGGTTAAGCAAAAGTGCCCTGAACAA GCTCCGCCACGAATGGACTCTGCAGCTGGAAGGCCGAGCAAGGCAGGTCCAGGCgcacacaaaaacacagaaaggaCAGATGACGCTGCTGCCCATCGAAGCTCTTCCCTCACCAGATAAAACCGCTGGTTGA